One stretch of Muribaculum intestinale DNA includes these proteins:
- a CDS encoding acyltransferase family protein, whose translation MTSTAALQPETSAQPRYEILDGLRGVAAVLVILYHFGEGFATSAVDQMMNHGYLAVDFFFVLSGFVIGYAYDRCWKNKGMTTGRFMLRRIIRLQPMVVLSVIIGAIAYLLQGSVHWDGTPVPFHWVLVALILGLFMIPVLPGAAADVRGNGEMFPLNGPTWSLFFEYIGSVLYAVILHRLSKNGLRTVVAVSGIGLAACALCNMSGAFHLGVGWSMADMGWLGGFLRLSLSFGIGLMLTRDFRPMRIRGAFWICAALITAIMSCPYIGSTDGNPSIANGVYDIICTLLIFPTIVYIGACGTTSDIFSSKVCEFLGAISYPVYIIHYPVMYMFYAWVWNNGITFADAWPVCMALFVVIILEAWIAMKWYDAPIRRYLSRKLLH comes from the coding sequence ATGACCTCAACTGCCGCCTTACAGCCGGAGACATCCGCACAGCCTCGTTATGAAATTCTCGACGGACTGCGCGGAGTAGCCGCCGTACTTGTAATTCTTTATCATTTCGGTGAGGGATTTGCCACATCTGCTGTCGACCAGATGATGAACCACGGATATCTGGCAGTCGACTTCTTTTTTGTATTGTCAGGATTCGTCATCGGGTATGCCTACGACCGGTGTTGGAAAAACAAAGGAATGACTACAGGCCGATTTATGCTCCGGCGCATTATCCGATTACAGCCAATGGTCGTGCTCAGTGTTATAATCGGTGCCATAGCATATCTGCTTCAGGGAAGTGTACACTGGGATGGCACGCCGGTGCCGTTCCACTGGGTATTGGTGGCATTGATTCTCGGACTGTTCATGATACCTGTACTTCCGGGGGCTGCGGCCGATGTGAGAGGTAACGGCGAGATGTTTCCCCTCAACGGTCCGACATGGTCTCTGTTTTTTGAATATATCGGCAGCGTGCTGTATGCTGTGATTCTTCACCGCCTTTCGAAAAATGGTTTACGCACAGTAGTAGCGGTATCCGGCATAGGACTCGCGGCATGCGCGCTATGCAACATGTCAGGAGCATTTCATCTTGGAGTCGGATGGTCCATGGCCGACATGGGATGGCTTGGAGGCTTCCTGCGTCTGTCACTCTCATTCGGCATCGGCCTTATGCTCACCCGTGATTTCCGTCCGATGCGCATACGCGGTGCATTCTGGATATGTGCGGCACTCATAACGGCTATTATGTCATGTCCATACATCGGCTCTACCGATGGCAATCCATCCATCGCCAACGGAGTTTATGATATAATCTGTACACTCCTCATATTCCCTACAATAGTATACATTGGCGCATGCGGCACTACCTCCGATATATTTTCGAGCAAAGTATGTGAATTTTTAGGAGCTATCTCCTATCCTGTCTACATTATTCATTATCCTGTCATGTACATGTTCTACGCATGGGTATGGAACAACGGCATCACCTTCGCAGACGCATGGCCGGTATGTATGGCATTATTTGTCGTAATCATACTCGAAGCATGGATAGCCATGAAGTGGTATGACGCTCCTATACGCAGATATCTGTCAAGGAAATTGCTTCATTAA
- a CDS encoding threonine/serine exporter ThrE family protein, with protein sequence MMKKITDETGTFLAEYASLLWGSGATCTRIEKNIGRMAHALNLDADIEIMPGHVQVVLPDGSVIVRKTRKCGISFDINAKLSRLSWELADGKIGFIEAQRMFRHIARTRPTNAREVLVLTSLANASFCRLFGGDIVAMLIVFVATLAGYRLKQVMLYDGRDVRLTFLCSAFFSATISAGGHVFGWGTTPEIALGTSVLYLIPGVPYINAISDIIGRHYLCALSRFMDACVLTCCLSAGLCIGMFILGLNWF encoded by the coding sequence ATGATGAAGAAGATTACTGATGAGACCGGTACATTTCTGGCCGAGTATGCTTCATTATTGTGGGGCAGCGGGGCAACATGCACACGAATCGAGAAAAACATAGGCCGAATGGCCCATGCTCTTAATCTTGATGCCGATATCGAGATTATGCCTGGACATGTGCAGGTGGTGTTACCCGACGGATCGGTAATCGTAAGGAAAACACGCAAGTGCGGTATCAGTTTCGATATAAACGCCAAGCTGAGCCGTTTGAGCTGGGAGCTTGCCGATGGGAAAATCGGGTTCATAGAGGCTCAACGAATGTTCAGACATATTGCGAGAACACGTCCGACCAATGCCCGCGAGGTGCTTGTCCTCACATCATTGGCCAACGCATCTTTCTGTCGGCTGTTCGGGGGCGATATTGTAGCGATGCTGATAGTGTTTGTCGCTACTTTGGCCGGCTATAGACTTAAACAGGTGATGCTTTACGACGGGCGCGATGTCAGGCTTACATTCCTCTGTTCGGCATTTTTTTCTGCGACTATAAGTGCGGGCGGGCATGTGTTCGGCTGGGGTACGACTCCTGAGATTGCGCTTGGCACAAGCGTCCTGTATCTGATTCCGGGTGTCCCTTACATAAATGCCATAAGCGATATTATCGGGCGACATTATCTGTGTGCGCTGAGCCGCTTTATGGATGCATGTGTCCTTACCTGCTGTCTGTCGGCCGGACTCTGTATCGGAATGTTTATACTTGGGCTTAACTGGTTTTGA
- a CDS encoding T9SS type A sorting domain-containing protein, producing MEGYPIITRLAILLGCTVYGFTASATGDNMLVHINGSSTPVQVEISENTKITFDNSTICIAQTAGETTIEVKDIDKIVFDLHTSSIDDTSVSLSDDISFTVAGTLITATSVSESHLSLHIYDTSGRKVAEVSGQGSTDYDFSGAKSGVYIILCGDKTIKYLNR from the coding sequence ATGGAAGGATACCCAATCATCACACGACTCGCAATCTTGCTTGGATGTACAGTCTATGGCTTCACGGCCTCAGCCACAGGTGACAATATGCTTGTTCATATCAATGGCTCCTCCACCCCTGTGCAAGTGGAAATCTCCGAGAATACAAAAATCACATTTGACAACTCCACAATATGCATTGCACAGACAGCAGGCGAGACTACTATCGAAGTCAAGGACATTGACAAAATAGTATTTGACCTGCATACCTCATCAATAGACGATACATCCGTATCACTCAGCGACGATATCTCTTTCACCGTAGCCGGAACACTCATTACAGCGACATCCGTATCGGAATCTCATTTATCACTGCATATATATGACACCTCGGGCCGAAAAGTGGCAGAGGTGTCGGGACAGGGCTCAACAGATTATGACTTCTCCGGAGCAAAAAGCGGAGTATACATCATACTCTGTGGCGACAAGACAATAAAATACTTAAACCGATAA
- a CDS encoding LysR substrate-binding domain-containing protein — protein sequence MELRQLRYFVKTAETLSFSDAARVLNLAQSTLSQQIRQLEDELNVQLFERSSHSMNLTECGRELLPLAIRTLHDAETCRDRINDLQKILTGTLNIGVTYSFSPILTETLMSFMKQYPHVRMNIYYKPMAELMEMLTNRTVDFVLAFRPTVRNEEIESHVLFDNHLAVIVKDSHSLASRERISLTELEKFDMALPTKGLQARNALDQYLSRSMVKLNIRIELNEVNILLELIKKSNLITILAEATIYNATGVKAIPIEMPSNEMDGCVHMLKNAYRKRSSLAFIKLLKDSIAVRERVLDF from the coding sequence ATGGAACTCCGACAACTTAGATATTTCGTCAAGACAGCCGAGACGCTGAGCTTTTCTGATGCGGCGCGGGTATTAAACCTCGCTCAAAGCACGCTTTCCCAGCAAATCAGGCAACTCGAGGATGAACTCAATGTGCAGCTTTTCGAGCGCAGCAGCCATTCGATGAATCTTACAGAGTGTGGCAGAGAATTGCTTCCGTTGGCCATACGCACTCTCCACGATGCAGAGACATGTCGCGACAGAATAAATGATCTCCAGAAAATTCTTACCGGGACTCTTAATATCGGAGTCACCTATTCGTTCAGTCCGATACTTACCGAGACGCTGATGTCGTTTATGAAACAGTATCCTCATGTCAGAATGAATATATACTATAAGCCGATGGCTGAACTTATGGAGATGCTTACAAACCGCACCGTCGACTTCGTGCTGGCATTCCGCCCGACTGTGCGCAACGAGGAAATTGAGTCACACGTGCTTTTCGACAACCATTTGGCTGTAATCGTAAAAGACTCCCACAGTCTTGCCTCGCGAGAAAGGATTAGTCTGACTGAACTTGAGAAATTTGATATGGCGCTCCCGACAAAAGGACTTCAGGCCCGAAATGCGCTTGACCAGTATCTGTCCAGGTCGATGGTGAAACTGAATATCCGTATCGAACTGAATGAGGTAAACATACTGCTCGAACTGATAAAAAAGAGCAATCTTATCACTATCCTTGCCGAGGCAACCATCTACAACGCTACCGGAGTAAAGGCAATCCCAATCGAGATGCCGTCAAACGAAATGGACGGATGTGTGCATATGCTTAAGAATGCCTATCGCAAGCGTTCATCTCTTGCTTTTATCAAACTTCTTAAAGATTCAATTGCAGTAAGAGAGCGTGTGCTCGATTTCTAA
- a CDS encoding DUF1573 domain-containing protein — translation MKIRNLAIYLLSALPLGLSSATYHHEFGTIAEDGGVVSHTFTLPAGTSPLSVINAFPGCPCISVDYPKRPLKAGEPMKITLKYNPERQKGHFTKSVYLRLNGDRRDTLLVTGTVKRFRPRVDKSKYAHEYGLGLCLDRKAIDFGAMRAGTEKTLTIPMANSYQIGMELDLRPAGRDSSMLSIPYGLKLEPETVSQFRIDIKVPDNAGTMAPELYVRPVIHGVEVDSIPVKVRIIR, via the coding sequence ATGAAAATCCGTAATCTCGCCATATATCTCCTCTCTGCCCTTCCTCTCGGCCTGTCGTCCGCCACTTACCACCATGAATTTGGCACTATCGCCGAGGATGGAGGAGTCGTGTCCCATACATTCACTCTTCCTGCCGGCACATCGCCGCTGTCGGTGATAAATGCTTTCCCGGGATGCCCGTGTATAAGTGTGGATTATCCCAAGCGTCCGCTCAAAGCCGGAGAGCCGATGAAAATCACTCTGAAATATAATCCGGAAAGGCAAAAAGGCCACTTCACCAAGTCGGTATATCTGCGATTGAACGGCGACCGGCGCGACACACTTTTGGTGACGGGCACGGTAAAGCGTTTTCGCCCGCGGGTAGATAAATCGAAATATGCCCATGAGTATGGTCTTGGACTATGTCTCGACCGGAAAGCGATTGATTTCGGCGCGATGCGTGCCGGTACAGAAAAGACTCTTACAATACCTATGGCCAACAGCTATCAGATAGGGATGGAACTTGACCTGCGCCCGGCCGGACGCGATTCGTCGATGCTGTCGATTCCGTATGGGCTGAAACTCGAACCTGAGACTGTGTCGCAGTTCAGGATTGATATAAAAGTGCCTGATAATGCCGGTACTATGGCACCAGAACTTTATGTGCGTCCGGTAATTCATGGAGTAGAGGTAGATTCGATTCCGGTAAAAGTGAGAATTATACGTTGA
- a CDS encoding threonine/serine exporter family protein — MLDNLLVNIFEDGLFAAIAAIGFSSISNTPRRAYLWCGGIAAAGHAVRYVLTSSGICHMHIIAGSTIAALVIGFLSVICAKKIKCPAEVCFFPALLPMIPGMYAYRTIEALAACLMHTREEVFNHYLYLLSFNGFTCVFIITGMVIGANIPVFLLKKISFQATR, encoded by the coding sequence ATGCTGGATAATTTACTCGTAAATATTTTTGAGGATGGATTGTTTGCGGCGATAGCGGCAATCGGTTTTTCAAGTATCAGCAACACTCCGCGTCGTGCCTATCTGTGGTGTGGCGGAATTGCGGCGGCAGGCCATGCCGTAAGATACGTGCTTACTTCCTCCGGAATATGCCATATGCATATAATCGCGGGAAGCACTATTGCGGCGCTTGTAATAGGATTTCTTAGTGTTATCTGCGCAAAAAAAATAAAATGTCCTGCTGAGGTTTGCTTCTTTCCGGCATTGCTTCCGATGATTCCGGGCATGTATGCCTACCGTACTATTGAGGCTCTGGCGGCGTGTCTGATGCATACCAGAGAGGAGGTGTTCAACCATTATCTGTATCTTTTGTCATTCAACGGATTCACATGTGTGTTTATAATAACCGGAATGGTAATCGGAGCCAACATTCCTGTATTCCTGTTGAAAAAGATATCGTTTCAGGCTACCCGATGA
- a CDS encoding Crp/Fnr family transcriptional regulator: MPNIIAFIRNAWPVSDSTLRRLVELIVRKDFPRRGIIVGANTQCGRAYFIEDGMTRSYWLVDGEEFTTSFSTEGSIVFSMDEVYYGLPSEEYVEAVDPVKAYSIDIPRLMEMIGTDLGLCNWWRKIHQDEYRRIHRSHKERLTLPARERYIEFSKQFPEVCRRARLGDIASYLGITQATLSRIRAQR; encoded by the coding sequence ATACCTAATATAATAGCATTCATACGCAATGCGTGGCCTGTAAGCGATAGCACCCTTCGCCGACTTGTCGAATTGATTGTACGCAAAGACTTTCCACGACGCGGAATCATCGTAGGAGCCAACACGCAGTGCGGCCGCGCATATTTCATCGAAGATGGCATGACCCGCAGCTACTGGCTCGTAGACGGAGAAGAGTTTACCACCTCGTTCTCTACCGAAGGGAGCATTGTATTCAGCATGGATGAAGTGTATTACGGATTGCCAAGCGAAGAATATGTCGAGGCCGTCGACCCGGTGAAAGCATATTCCATAGATATACCCAGGCTTATGGAAATGATAGGCACCGACCTCGGACTATGCAACTGGTGGAGGAAGATACATCAGGATGAATACCGGCGCATACACCGATCACATAAGGAACGGCTTACGCTGCCTGCACGAGAAAGATACATCGAGTTTTCAAAACAGTTTCCCGAGGTATGCCGGCGCGCACGACTCGGCGACATAGCCTCGTATCTCGGCATCACACAAGCCACACTAAGCCGCATCCGGGCACAGCGTTAA
- a CDS encoding glycoside hydrolase family 3 N-terminal domain-containing protein, with amino-acid sequence MKKIYTALLFSLGITVASYARTEKGAYLDANLPTEQRVADLLSRMTVEEKVGQLLCPLGWEMYEITGPKSVEVSQKFKDLIQQTEAGMLWATYRADPWTRKTLDNGLTPEQAARAGNAIQKYVIENTRFGIPVFLAEEAPHGHMAIGTTVFPTGLGMAATWNPELMHTVGEIIGREVRSQGGHISYGPVLDLSRDPRWSRVEETFGEDPLLAGRMGGAMVGGLGGGDLSKPNSTIATLKHFLAYAVPEGGQNGNYSVVGKRDLLQNFLPPFREAVDSGALSIMSSYNSIDGIPCTSNKEILFDVTTDWGFKGFVVSDLYSIEGIHETHHVAPTIEDAAAMALNAGLDVDLGGDAYRNLVSAARSGKLDSGALDRAVGRVLTLKFEMGLFENPYVKPESARSVGGFRSGEVAREVARQSITLLKNEGNLLPLEVRPSMKIALVGPNADNAYNMLGDYTAPQPEGRVVTVLDGLRRQQPGIEVKYVKGCAVRDTSTADIAAAVRAALEADVVIAVVGGSSARDFKTSYKETGAAVVDATTVSDMECGEGYDRETLDLLGLQPQLLKALKETGTPLVVVYIEGRPLEKEWAAENADALLTAYYPGQEGGNAIAEVIFGKYNPAGRLPVTVPRSVGQIPIYYNRRAPQLHPYVEGEASPRYPFGYGLSYTTFDYSGLNLLPGDDGTLTVEATVTNSGDRDGEEVVQLYLHPEYAATVQPLMRLADFRRVSIPKGESRKVCFKLPVSAFEIIGPDYKPMLQKGSWDIMVGASSADIRLKGSHVM; translated from the coding sequence ATGAAAAAAATATATACAGCTCTGCTTTTTTCTTTAGGGATAACCGTTGCATCGTATGCCCGCACTGAAAAAGGCGCATATCTTGATGCAAACCTTCCTACCGAGCAGCGTGTGGCCGATCTGCTGTCAAGAATGACAGTCGAGGAAAAAGTAGGCCAGCTTTTGTGTCCGCTGGGTTGGGAGATGTATGAGATTACCGGCCCGAAATCGGTGGAGGTGTCTCAGAAGTTCAAAGATCTTATTCAGCAGACAGAAGCCGGAATGCTCTGGGCCACTTATCGCGCCGACCCCTGGACCCGCAAGACTCTCGACAACGGCCTCACCCCCGAACAGGCAGCCCGTGCCGGAAATGCAATCCAGAAATATGTAATCGAAAATACACGATTCGGTATTCCTGTCTTCCTTGCCGAAGAGGCTCCGCACGGTCATATGGCCATCGGTACTACCGTATTTCCTACCGGTCTGGGCATGGCTGCTACATGGAATCCGGAACTGATGCATACGGTAGGCGAGATAATAGGGCGCGAGGTGCGCAGTCAGGGCGGCCACATCAGCTATGGGCCGGTGCTCGACCTGTCGCGAGACCCGCGCTGGAGCCGTGTCGAGGAGACATTCGGTGAAGACCCGCTGTTGGCCGGACGTATGGGCGGTGCTATGGTAGGCGGCCTTGGCGGAGGCGATTTATCGAAGCCTAATTCCACTATTGCCACGCTTAAGCACTTTCTTGCATATGCTGTGCCCGAAGGGGGACAGAACGGCAATTATTCTGTGGTAGGCAAGCGCGACCTGCTTCAAAACTTCCTGCCTCCATTCCGCGAGGCTGTCGATTCGGGCGCGCTCTCGATTATGAGTTCCTACAACTCGATTGACGGTATACCCTGTACTTCCAACAAGGAGATTCTCTTCGACGTCACTACCGACTGGGGCTTTAAAGGCTTCGTCGTGTCTGATTTATATTCCATCGAAGGCATTCATGAGACTCATCATGTGGCTCCCACCATAGAGGATGCCGCCGCAATGGCTCTTAACGCCGGTCTTGATGTAGACCTTGGCGGAGACGCATACCGCAATCTCGTATCCGCTGCACGCTCAGGCAAGCTCGATTCGGGTGCGCTCGACCGTGCGGTAGGACGTGTACTCACGCTTAAATTTGAGATGGGTCTGTTTGAGAATCCGTACGTGAAGCCTGAATCTGCCCGTAGTGTAGGCGGTTTTCGTTCAGGCGAGGTGGCACGTGAGGTGGCCCGACAGTCAATCACTCTCTTGAAAAATGAAGGCAATCTGCTTCCTCTTGAGGTCAGACCGTCGATGAAGATAGCTCTCGTGGGCCCAAATGCCGATAATGCTTATAATATGCTCGGTGACTACACCGCTCCACAGCCCGAAGGCCGTGTTGTGACTGTGCTAGACGGACTGCGCCGTCAGCAGCCGGGTATAGAAGTGAAATATGTAAAAGGATGTGCCGTACGTGACACCTCTACTGCCGACATCGCTGCTGCGGTCAGAGCAGCCCTCGAGGCGGATGTGGTAATCGCGGTGGTAGGCGGTAGCTCGGCCCGTGATTTCAAGACATCGTACAAGGAGACTGGAGCGGCTGTTGTCGATGCCACAACCGTGAGCGATATGGAGTGTGGCGAGGGATATGACCGTGAGACACTTGATTTGCTCGGCCTACAGCCTCAGCTTCTTAAAGCTCTGAAGGAGACCGGCACCCCGCTTGTAGTTGTATATATTGAAGGCCGTCCTCTCGAAAAAGAGTGGGCTGCTGAAAATGCCGATGCTCTTCTTACAGCCTATTATCCCGGGCAGGAGGGTGGCAATGCCATTGCCGAGGTTATTTTCGGCAAGTACAATCCTGCCGGACGTCTACCGGTCACAGTACCACGCTCGGTAGGTCAGATTCCGATTTACTACAATCGGCGCGCTCCTCAGTTGCATCCCTATGTAGAGGGTGAGGCCTCTCCACGTTATCCGTTTGGCTACGGTTTGAGCTATACTACATTTGACTACTCGGGGTTGAATCTGCTACCGGGTGATGACGGCACACTTACTGTCGAAGCTACCGTGACCAATTCCGGTGACCGCGACGGCGAGGAGGTGGTGCAGCTCTATCTGCATCCGGAATATGCGGCTACCGTACAGCCCCTCATGCGTCTTGCCGATTTCCGTCGTGTGTCAATACCCAAGGGCGAGTCGCGCAAGGTATGTTTCAAACTTCCGGTATCTGCATTCGAGATTATCGGTCCTGACTACAAGCCCATGCTTCAGAAAGGCAGCTGGGATATAATGGTCGGAGCCTCTTCGGCAGATATTCGGTTGAAAGGCTCTCATGTGATGTAG
- a CDS encoding transposase, with product MNVLAILKDFTLRCKSVFENTTTKMSKRFLNWLILTIRTVALIPGKVNFTRLSRYGGRTAKTFASNFKTSVDWMKVNIGMAQDCFGPADDMAVVIDPSFISKAGRLTYGIGRFWSGVAQRVKRGLEIMAIGAISLSKHTCVMLGAVQSPNFRTLESEKQMSMLDWYVALVRSKATEMLSLTDILVADAFFSKYEFVNEVIGMGFRFVGRLRANSYLRYLAIPDSSATRRRGRKKKYGEKVDFSNLDMSVFTSFIYEDSKGNKNRCHTAVIHSRALKRDIRIVVCPVENAEPLLYFSTDTNMRPEKIIGFYRTRFQIEFGIRDAKQFTGLQSQQTRDRERLDFAFNLSFTALNVCKEVIRKDYPDLSVAQFKRLMFESYLASTVISTCGKSPHLKIIQKINHRLALLAA from the coding sequence ATGAACGTATTGGCGATTCTCAAAGACTTCACCTTAAGGTGCAAGTCGGTATTTGAAAATACTACAACCAAGATGAGCAAAAGGTTCCTCAACTGGCTGATTTTAACAATACGCACTGTAGCGTTGATTCCGGGTAAAGTCAATTTTACCAGGCTGTCGCGCTATGGCGGTCGTACAGCCAAGACCTTTGCTTCCAATTTCAAAACATCCGTAGACTGGATGAAAGTCAACATAGGTATGGCGCAGGATTGTTTTGGGCCGGCCGATGACATGGCAGTGGTAATCGATCCGTCGTTCATTTCAAAAGCAGGCAGACTGACGTATGGCATAGGCCGTTTCTGGTCAGGGGTGGCACAACGTGTGAAACGCGGTCTGGAGATAATGGCAATTGGGGCAATAAGTCTGAGTAAACATACATGCGTGATGCTCGGTGCTGTCCAGTCACCGAACTTCAGGACTCTTGAATCCGAGAAACAAATGTCAATGCTTGACTGGTATGTGGCACTTGTCAGGTCAAAGGCGACAGAGATGCTCTCACTGACGGATATTCTGGTTGCCGATGCCTTTTTCTCCAAATATGAGTTTGTAAATGAAGTGATTGGCATGGGATTCCGATTTGTAGGGAGATTACGTGCCAACTCATATCTGAGGTATCTGGCCATACCGGATTCCTCCGCCACGCGAAGACGCGGCAGAAAGAAAAAGTATGGAGAGAAAGTGGATTTCTCCAATCTTGATATGTCCGTGTTCACTTCATTCATATATGAGGATTCCAAAGGAAACAAAAACCGATGTCACACGGCGGTCATACATTCGAGGGCATTGAAACGCGACATCCGTATCGTGGTATGTCCGGTTGAAAACGCAGAGCCTCTTCTTTACTTCTCTACCGACACCAACATGAGGCCTGAAAAGATCATCGGTTTCTACCGCACCCGATTTCAGATTGAGTTCGGCATACGCGATGCCAAGCAGTTTACCGGACTTCAGTCACAGCAGACCCGGGACAGGGAGCGGCTTGACTTTGCGTTCAATCTTTCCTTCACAGCCCTCAATGTCTGCAAAGAGGTCATAAGGAAGGATTATCCGGATCTTTCGGTAGCGCAGTTCAAACGGCTCATGTTTGAATCTTATCTCGCCTCAACAGTTATTTCGACTTGCGGAAAATCTCCGCATCTCAAAATAATTCAGAAGATAAATCATCGGTTGGCTCTGTTAGCGGCTTAG
- a CDS encoding AMP-binding protein, translated as MDTQLLNPIYEQSFRDNWGLPALTEYGKKHTLNYADLALDIARTHLAFELSGIKKGDKIALIGRNSPGWIVVFIATITYGATIVPILQDFNPTDATHILNHSESVLLFVDDHIWENLEFEQMPNVRGVISLTNGKLLAEHPLNEGKIAHELKNINRKFRRRYKNGFGPADIKYAETSADDIAVLNYTSGTTGFSKGVMLSYRNLWGNVTFGVQSRLHFQGSRCLAFLPLAHAYGCAFDMLVPLATGTHITVFGKLPAPNVLMRALSEVKPNLVICVPLILEKIYRKQILPMITSKRMRWVLAIPGLDKALYVMIRRKLVEAFGGEFEEVIVGGAPLNREVEEFLHRIKFPFTVGYGMTECGPLISYTPWRQFIVSSSGRTLAGFMESRIDSPDPENVPGEICVRGVNVMNGYYKNQEATEAVLDKDGWLHTGDMGTRSSDATIFIRGRYKTMILSANGQNIYPEEIEAKLNNMPLVAESLVIERNNQLVALVYPDYEAMDKFGISNSQLPAEMENVLADLNKLVAPYERVSKIQLIANEFEKTPKRSIKRYLYNA; from the coding sequence ATGGATACCCAGCTGCTCAATCCCATATATGAACAAAGTTTCCGCGATAACTGGGGCCTGCCGGCTCTTACAGAGTATGGAAAGAAACATACTCTGAATTATGCCGATCTGGCACTCGACATAGCTCGCACACATCTTGCCTTCGAGTTGTCAGGAATAAAAAAGGGGGATAAAATCGCACTTATCGGGCGCAACTCGCCCGGGTGGATTGTAGTCTTCATCGCAACTATCACCTATGGCGCGACTATCGTCCCGATACTACAGGATTTCAATCCTACGGATGCCACCCACATCCTCAACCACTCCGAGTCGGTACTGCTGTTTGTCGACGACCATATCTGGGAGAATCTCGAGTTTGAGCAGATGCCTAACGTAAGAGGTGTAATATCCCTTACAAACGGAAAACTTCTCGCCGAGCATCCGCTTAATGAAGGGAAAATAGCCCATGAACTCAAAAACATAAACCGTAAGTTCCGACGCCGCTATAAGAACGGATTCGGCCCCGCTGATATAAAATATGCCGAGACATCGGCCGACGACATAGCGGTATTGAACTATACCTCAGGCACGACAGGATTTTCCAAAGGGGTAATGCTGTCGTATCGTAATCTATGGGGAAATGTGACTTTCGGAGTGCAGTCGAGGCTTCACTTCCAGGGCTCACGCTGTCTGGCATTCCTGCCTTTGGCGCATGCCTACGGATGTGCGTTCGACATGCTTGTACCTCTTGCTACCGGAACGCACATAACAGTATTCGGCAAGCTGCCGGCTCCGAATGTGCTGATGCGTGCGCTGTCAGAGGTAAAGCCCAACCTTGTGATATGCGTGCCGCTGATTCTCGAAAAAATCTACCGTAAGCAGATTCTGCCCATGATTACCAGCAAGCGCATGCGATGGGTGCTTGCAATTCCGGGGCTTGACAAAGCGCTGTATGTAATGATACGCCGCAAACTTGTCGAGGCTTTCGGAGGCGAATTTGAAGAAGTAATCGTAGGTGGAGCCCCTCTCAACCGCGAAGTCGAAGAGTTTCTACACCGTATTAAATTCCCGTTCACAGTGGGCTATGGCATGACCGAATGTGGCCCGCTTATCAGCTACACCCCATGGCGACAATTTATTGTAAGCTCGTCGGGACGTACACTCGCCGGATTCATGGAGAGCCGCATTGACAGCCCTGACCCGGAAAACGTCCCCGGAGAGATATGTGTAAGAGGTGTCAATGTAATGAACGGATACTACAAGAATCAGGAAGCGACAGAAGCCGTGCTTGATAAAGACGGATGGCTCCATACCGGCGACATGGGCACACGCTCATCCGATGCGACCATCTTCATACGCGGACGCTACAAAACGATGATTCTCTCAGCCAACGGCCAGAACATATATCCTGAGGAAATTGAGGCTAAGCTCAATAATATGCCGCTTGTGGCCGAGAGCCTCGTAATCGAACGCAACAACCAGCTTGTAGCACTTGTATACCCCGACTACGAGGCAATGGATAAATTCGGTATCTCCAACAGCCAGCTCCCGGCTGAGATGGAAAATGTGTTGGCCGACCTCAATAAACTCGTCGCGCCATACGAACGCGTGTCAAAAATACAACTCATTGCCAACGAGTTTGAAAAGACTCCCAAACGTTCAATCAAACGCTATCTGTATAACGCATGA